In a genomic window of Erigeron canadensis isolate Cc75 chromosome 5, C_canadensis_v1, whole genome shotgun sequence:
- the LOC122601518 gene encoding putative F-box/LRR-repeat protein 23: MRPPTSESSERKAMEVNLATQPPRNWLDVPPVVMANILKRIGLVEIVENARKVCTTWCEICKDICKDPAMWQVIYVDAPKNERARQTREETCKYILEKSQGQLVDLTVVNSHDKDLLSHVAERTSQLKRLQFACCGGNMCESWNEGVLKKFTLLEELSLFDTSIHISSIEIVGKYCPLLTTLKLNQRPVPYSKSNKLYKKAVISTAIGNSLPGLRHLELIGNYMSNDGLKSILDGCPHLESLDLRGCFYIKLNGALRKRLLQTIKNLKMPKDSLEGYVAVSLFPANIIFFLAFLLKLKSVALR, translated from the exons ATGAGGCCACCCACATCGGAATCAAGTGAACGAAAAGCCATGGAGGTCAATCTTGCCACACAACCTCCAAGGAACTGGTTGGATGTACCGCCAGTAGTAATGGCCAATATACTCAAGCGAATTGGTCTAGTTGAAATAGTTGAGAATGCCCGAAAAGTGTGCACTACATGGTGTGAAATCTGCAAGGACATCTGCAAGGACCCTGCTATGTGGCAGGTTATCTATGTGGATGCTCCTAAGAATGAACGTGCAAGACAAACACGTGAGGAGACGTGTAAGTATATTCTGGAAAAAAGTCAAGGCCAATTGGTTGATCTCACCGTTGTGAATTCTCATGATAAGGACCTCCTTTCACATGTTGCTGAGAG aACAAGTCAGCTGAAACGCCTTCAATTTGCATGTTGTGGTGGTAATATGTGTGAAAGCTGGAACGAGGGAGTTCTTAAGAAATTTACATTGCTGGAGGAACTCAGCCTTTTCGATACATCCATACATATAAGTAGCATTGAAATAGTTGGCAAATATTGCCCGTTGCTAACAACACTAAAACTGAATCAGAGACCCGTTCCATACTCCAAATCGAATAAATTATACAAAAAGGCTGTGATATCCACCGCTATAGGGAATAGCTTGCCTGGGTTAAGGCACCTTGAACTCATTGGAAACTACATGTCGAATGATGGGTTGAAGTCAATTCTGGACGGTTGTCCTCACCTTGAATCACTTGACTTGCGTGGGTGTTTTTACATTAAACTCAATGGAGCCCTAAGGAAAAGATTGTTACAAACcataaaaaatcttaaaatgccGAAGGACTCTCTTGAAGGCT ATGTAGCTGTTTCACTGTTTCCTGCaaacattattttctttttggctTTTCTACTGAAGCTCAAG AGTGTTGCATTGCGGTGA